In the Endozoicomonas sp. SCSIO W0465 genome, CCCCGGCATTAAGCAGCATCCTCACATTGTCCGATTGACGATTTTTGGCAGCAGACAGCAGAGGCGTCTCACCATCCAGACTTCGGTCAATGTCGGTATTTGCCCCGGCATTGAGCAAGACTTTGAGACACTGCTCGTGACCCTCCCGTGCAGCGATGTGGAGGGGGGTTGTACCTACCTCATCCGTGACATCAGGGTTAGCTCCACATTTGACCAGGGCTTTGGTAATTTTCTTATTGCCATTGAGTACGGCAATATGCAGCGGCATTGTGCCATCCCAGAGAGGAACCGGATTGGCCGCTGCCCCAGCCCTGAGCAGTGCCTGGACAATCTCCTCACAGTCTTTTTTAACGGCGAGATACAGGGGCGTCGTTCCATCCTTGCTGGCCACGTCCAGGCTCGCTCCATTTTTGATTAACATTTGAGCGCATTTTACGCTACCTTCGCGGATGGCAATCAACAGTGGTGTTTCATTGCCATCATCGGTCGCATTGCAATCAGCCCCGGCATTGATCAGCGTCTGTGCCACCTCATCATCATCCTGCAAGACGGACATATGCAGAGCCGTCACCCCCCCCATAAAGGTTGAATGTATATTGGCCCCGGCGCTGACAAGGGCCTCCACAGCCCTCTGATTGCCTTGCAGGGCAGCACACAAAAGAGCAGTGACACCGGTCTTTCGAGGAGTATTGGGGTCCACTCCGGCACTGAGCAGTGCTTGCCAACACGCCTCGTGCCCTTCGCTCACAGCCAGAAAAAGTGCCGTCATGTCTCCGCAGATAGCATGGCCGTCAGCCCCGGCCTCAAGCAGAACCTGTAAAATCTGTTCGTGGCCATTTTGGGCAGCAATGTGCAACAAGGTGACATCGCAACCGGTAGCCGCCGAACGGAACCATTGCTGGGCGATACCGGGATTGGTTGCCAGTAACCGCCGGAACTCTGCGATATTTCCGGAACGACAGACTTGCAGTGGCAGAGCCTCGCAATGGGGTTGGCAAGAACGACCGTGATCGCTGCATGCTGCCTCGGTCACAGGCAACTTCCCCGACGACTTCACAGGCAACAATGGTATGGCCATCTCTTCATACGGTTCATACGGTAGACAAATGCGCTCATACACCAGCTGCTGATCAGCCTGCTGGGAAACCCCTTCGAAAGACAGGTGGTTACGACACGGAACAGACGCCACTTTCCGACTGCCAAAGCCCGACGCGCCATCATCGAAGCAGCTATCGTATATTGGTGCACAAGAAACAAATGTATTGGTGGTCGGTTCCATAGAGACCAGCTGCTAACAAACTCAACAGGTTTCGCTGGCTAGTGTAGATGAATTTGAAAAAGTCTCAGATTATTTTCAGATGTCAAAGGTCACTAATTGATTCGGGCAGAACCTAAACTCGGGTATATGGATCGGACGCATAACCAGAATAACCATTTACTGTTCAAACATGGAAAAAATGGAAAATGGATGATCCTCATCATTCAGGGGGCTGCGACCGACAGCCATCTTGAACTGGGGCCTTTGCGCAAATGGTTGCTGTCATTGGCATCCTCATAACCACAGACCATTTGCAGTACTCTTTGCGTCAGAAGATCCTGTATGGAATAGTCAATACAGGATTAATAACGTTTGTCCTGAATTGCCTTGCTGAGCCGGGGAATTAGCTCACTACGGATGGCCATTTCAAGAAGCAGCAACACGCCAAAATCGGAGGACAACTCTCCTCCGTTAAGTTAGAACGATTAATTAATTCAACCCACCTTCCTGCCAGGGAAGAAGGTACATAACGTCACTGTGGCTGGAGGTAATCTCATTAAGATATTCTGCCTCCCTGCTCCGACGGGATACCAGCAGTGGATCGGTTACCTCCAGCGGTGTCAGTGACTGATTCACTACCCATCCCGCTGGTTTGATGCCGGCCCTGGCCAGATCTTCCTGGAGTTCGGCGGCCTCATGAACCGGTGTCGCTTCCGGCAAGGTACAAATCAACAGCCTGGCAAACTCCGGATCCCGCAATCGTGGCAGCAGCCCGGTCACTTCTTCTGAGTGAGCATCGCCACGCTTCAATAC is a window encoding:
- a CDS encoding ankyrin repeat domain-containing protein produces the protein MTEAACSDHGRSCQPHCEALPLQVCRSGNIAEFRRLLATNPGIAQQWFRSAATGCDVTLLHIAAQNGHEQILQVLLEAGADGHAICGDMTALFLAVSEGHEACWQALLSAGVDPNTPRKTGVTALLCAALQGNQRAVEALVSAGANIHSTFMGGVTALHMSVLQDDDEVAQTLINAGADCNATDDGNETPLLIAIREGSVKCAQMLIKNGASLDVASKDGTTPLYLAVKKDCEEIVQALLRAGAAANPVPLWDGTMPLHIAVLNGNKKITKALVKCGANPDVTDEVGTTPLHIAAREGHEQCLKVLLNAGANTDIDRSLDGETPLLSAAKNRQSDNVRMLLNAGAKKKCPVQ